In Parabacteroides timonensis, the genomic stretch TGTGTTTCAGCCATTCCAACAGACACTCCATATTGTACTCGCTCGTTATGACAGCCGTGTGGGGGTCAATGGCGGTAAACCTGCTTCCCTCATAGTCATCTATCCACTCTTTGAGGGTTGCCACTCCCCAGAACTGCGTATCTCTGAAAATGCCGTCCAACTCCGTTATCGCTTCTCTGAACTGGACGATTATTGTCTGATAGGCGGGTGTATTCATAATCTATCCTCCTTCCCTTGTTTCTTGTTCAACCACTTGTCCCTCTCATTTCGGCACTCCTCCAATGTCGGTTTCACACAAGAAAATAACGTGCCATCGGTGTGGCGGTAGTCATACTGCACAAGGGTTCTTCTGCGTCTGCCTGTTCCTAATTGGAAACGCTCGTATTTTTCCGTGCCTGCCGTTTGGCAGGTGCTTACTCCGCCTATTGTCATTTCTGTACTCATATCGTTTGCTTTTGAATGATTTTTTCCAAATACTTCTCTTGTATGCCGAGTGCTTCGGCATAGATACTTAATTGGGCTGCATAACGGGTATTGTAATAACTCCTTTCCATTTCGTTTGTGGATAATCCGATATGTTCCCTTATATCGTTCAAATGTCTTTTGACGATATACTTGTAGTAGCGGTTTCTTTTTTCTCTTTCGTTGGTCATAATTCCATTCTGTTTATAGGTTAAAAATGTACTGACAGTACTCTGTTCTGCATCACCATTTCGGGGTCGCTTGTGTAGCGTTGGTGCATATAGAAATGGTGTGAGCCGAAGCCGTAAAGGAAGAACTTGTCAAGTTCGTGCTTCTCGGCAAAGTCCTTTACGCTTCTCCTTAACTGCTCCTCACTCGTTGCAAGAGTGAGAAGGTTTACAAATTCAAGGAACATCTTTGGGATTGTATCATCCCAAAGACAAACCATACTTTCAAATCTTACTTCCATATTATTCAATATTATAGGTTGATATTATGCTGCGTTCATCCGCTGGCGGATAAGTTCGGCATTGTCCTCCACAAGTTTGATAATGCGTTCGTGGTATTCCGTATTGGAGTTGCATACACCTCTGCTCTGTACCACTTTCAATGTTATCAAGGACACTTCAATCGTTTCAATCCGCTTTCCGTCAATGGTAGCGGAAAGGATAAGGGAGTTTGCCCGCTTGTGGTAGCCACCCACGCAATGGTGCATGAGCCTTCCTTCCGTTATCATTTCCTCCACGCTTTCAATGACTTTGACAAGGATAAGGTCATCGGAAATTACAAGTCCGAAGAACATCCCTTTGGCTTTCAGATAGTTCTTTTCGTTCTCTATCATCTTTCTCCGTTCATCCTCGCTTCTTTCACGCTCCCTTTGTCGGTTACGTTTTGCCACCAGCTTGTCGTGCTCGGCTTTGAGGTCGGTGGGGCAAACATATTTCGGGCTGTTCGTGTCCTTGCCGAAATGCCGCAGGAGGTCTATCATATCGCGCCACATGGAGCCGTCCGGAATGGTATAGCCGTTACGGATACATATCCTTATGGATGCCCAATACTTGCCGATGTCGCAGGAACTGCGCAGGTAGTAGCGCAACATGGCGTATTGTCCTGCCTTCAAAAGCGTTTCCGCACGGCTGTCGGCAAGGATAGCCGAAAAGAGGTCATAGGGAAGGATGCGGTGGAAGTCCCCATTGAAGCCGTTGCGCTTCAGTTCGGGAATAAACCGCTTTCGGGGATAGGTACACACGGGGTCTATGTCGTATGCCCGAAGTCCTCCGTTCTTGCGTATCTCCATATCGCTGTATTCCGACCACAAGTCGTAGTAAATAAAGGACATGCCACGCAATCGGGCTACGGTCATTTTCGTTCCGTTTGGGGAAATCCACCGCTGTACTACCTCATAAGCGGAATACTCGGCTGGCTGTCCTGCCTTGTATCGGGACTTGACGAAGAAGAAGCGTATCACTTGGTACTGCTTGCAGGTGGTGATGACGGAGAAATACTCGCTGTCCGAAAAAACTCTCTTTCGGGTGCGCAACGCTTCCAACGCCATACCGCAGTGGGGGCAGGTGCATCCGCAAATGGTGTCTGCAAGGTCGTGGTCGCTCTTCCACGAATGTCCGCATTCGGTGCAGATGTTCGTGCCGTCCGCCCTCTTGATTGCATAATGCTTGAAGCAATGGCGGAAAGCGTATGTCTTTTGCGTGTCGGTCAATACCGGCAGTCGCTTGCTCAAACGTGCGACTTCTTTCTGTATGCGTGTCTTGGGTTTCATAATCAAAAGTCAAATAGGGAGGGTTGTACAATGGTTTCTTTTTTCGCTGTCGGTCTGTTGCGGTTCTGCAACTTGCGGAGTTCCTCGTCTTGGTATTTGCGGACAGCCTGCTGACGTGCCTCCGCCTTTTCCTCCGCTGTGAGTTCCACAACGTGGTTCACCGCCACTTGGCAGTTCAACGGCTCGCCGACTTCTATCTCGTTTTCATCATAGTAGTGTATGGCTTGTCCGTAAATTTCCCCGTCCGTAAAGCCGTTGCAACCGCTGTTCTTTACATAGTTCAGAATGTAGGTCATGCAATCGTCCATGTTCTTGGCTGGGTTGCGGTAGCTCTTTGCAAAGAGCGCATCTTCCGCTGCACGCTGTTCCAAATACATCTGTATCGTTCTCTTGAAATGGTCTGTTCCTTTCATATCGTCAAATTTTTGTCGGGTTGTCATTCAGATAAAGTATGTCGCAGTCCTCCACTTCGGCAGGTAGTCCGAAAAGCGGATAGTGTGAGAAGTACGGCTGTGCGTTGCCATCCCCGTTGGTAAGAGGTGAAACAATCTGCACCTGCCAATCATTCATCCATTTGTCTATCATACGGATTTCATCGTCCGTCAATCCCGTTGCGTCCCCATTGATAAGGTAACACAAGCTCCATGTCGGTATCTTTTCAGTTGTCTTGTTCATATTGTTACGGATATTCTTAGCCATGTCGGTAGGTATTAAAGGGTGAATAACCAAAGGATAAAGCCGAAGAAGGCAATAGTGGAAAGGATAGCCACGATTACACCTATCGCCACTCGGAACAATCCGTTTATTATCTCCATGATGATGCCCCAAAGGATGCCGAACATCCCGAAGGCGGTGCGCACGATTAAACCGCATACCGCAAGTCCTATGTACTGCGCCACTTGTCTGAAATTTACCATTGCCGTCATATCCTTATCTTTTTTTAAGTTCCACAATGCTGTTTATCCTGCCATACAGAAACCTGCGAAGTCCTGTCTTGTCGGTTGCCTTGTATTCCGTCCATCGTCCGTATTGGTTCACGATGAACGTGCGGAGTATGTCGGAAAAGTCAAACCGCCAACCTTGCAAGGGTACTGCACTCTTGAAATAGGTGTTGCTGTTCACTTCACGGGTGAGCCAGTCCTTTTCCTCCCTGCTCAGTTTTTCGCCATTGTTCAGTTTGATACGAAGTCCGTACACCTTGCTGTCTTGCAGGTTCTCCAAATTCGGGACTTCCCATGCTACGAATTTTGTTGCTACCGTTGTTTTCATATCTGTTTTGCTTTTTTGTTTTAATGCGGATTCAAGAGCTGAGGGAGTTGAGTTTCAAACTATCTTATCTGCCTCTCGTTTATCCGACATTTTTTTTAATGCGTCTTTCTGTCGCATCGGTCGTTTTCGTTTCGGGTGCTTAAAAAGGTAGGGATTAGGGAATGCAAGGTTTTTCGGGAAAAATACTACCCGCAGGGCTGGAGATTTTTACAGAAAACAGGAGGCTTGACCTTGCATTCCCGTCAAATCCCGGAATTACCTTTGCGCCCAGAACGAAAATGACTGACTGATGCGGCTACTGAAAGGCGTAAAAATGGAGGTAAACGGAAATAGAGGCAGATTCGAGAGAAAACTTCAGAGAGAAATCCACAAAAAGAAGAAAAAACAAAGAGAAAGGAAATACTGCCGGAAGCGTGAAACCGGGCAAACCACCTGCAAGGAAGTATGGTTTATCTGTTTGGCCAAACCCGTTTGGTCGGGCGGATGAACCATTCTTCCCGGTTTGCCTGCTGTGGGTGACGGCTTGTTCCATTTATGGGCGAGCGGTCATATAAGGCTTTCCGCTTCCGGCTCAAAAGGACAGCAAAAAGAAAAAATCCACTGAAAATCCGTAAAAGCACCTCTGTGGCATAAGCGCAAAAAGAAATGGGCCTTGCTTCATCAGTCTAAACTTTAGTTCAGGCGTGAGGCAAAGCCCTTTTCTTCGCTTATGCGGATAGTCGGCACACGGTCGTCCAAACTTGTTTGGGCGATGGTGTGCCGACGAAATAAAATCGCTTTTACGGAAAAGACAAATTAAAGTGAAAAAAGTAGGGAGATTCTGTCGTAATCTCCCGTTTTATTTGTACTTTTGTACTTGAAGAGTTCTTTCAAAGGTTACGCAACGCGCAGAAGTATATTTAAGGAGATAACTCTCTTAATCGTAACCTATTACCATAATGAACGAATAACCTATGCTCATTTCCAATATCTTAGACCTTTTTCATAACTTCCCGCGACAAATATATGGATATTCTCTTTCCCGCTGTAATCATTAGATGCTAATTATTGCCAATAAATAAGAATATCTTACTTTTGTGTGGCAAATACAAATGAGAAATGCAGATCATACCCAAAGCTAATACCTTACGCAAAAGCGTACTCTTATACCGGGGCATACGATACCGCCGCGGTTACGGGGTGCATTCGCCTTTCGTATTCAATCTGATAACGAAGGTGATCGAGGAACGTTGTTCGTATTATAGCTTTTACGATATAGAGCTGATCCGGAAACAGCTTCTTTTCCGGGACGATATCATTACCTATCCGGACAGGCAACAGAAAGGGAAACTGCGTCGCCGTACGATGGGGGAAATAGTGGAACGCGAAGCGATCAAACCCAAACACGGGGCATTGCTTTTCCGGTTGACCAACTATTTCAAGTCGCGAAATATACTACAGCTGGGTTCGTCGATGGGATTATCCACCCTCTACCTGACCTCCTATGCTCCCGGATTGAAATGTATCGCCCTCGAAAACGTACCGGAGTTCGCTCCTATCGCCCGGATCGCTTACGAAAAAGGGGCTCACAACCCGATCGACCTGCGTACCGGGACAAACAAAGAACTGCTCCCACAAGCGCTGGAAGAGCTTAAAGAGCTGGATTTTGTATTTTTTAATACCTTATATGAACAACATAATAACGTTTGGTTGTTTAATGAATGTATTAAGTATGCACACGACGGTTCAGTCTTTGTCTTTGAGGGGATCAAAGCCAGTCGCAAAATGAGGGAATTTTGGAAAGAAGTCTGTACGCATCCGGAAGTGACAGTAACGATCGACCTCTATTCGATGGGTATCGTATTCTTTAATAAGAAATTGCATAAACGCGATTATATAGTCTACTTCTGACGGCGGTACTGTAAGGGCGGTTCGCGAACCGCCCCTACCAACGACATTATATTAAGAATATTGAATAAAAAAAGTAGTATATGAAGAAAAGTGTTATTTATACCGGTGGCGGCGATAAGGGCAAAACGTCCCTTGTAGGAGGCCAACGGGTATCGAAAGCGCACCAGCGCATAGAAAGTTACGGTACGGTGGATGAACTGAACTCATTCATCGGGTTGCTTATCACCGCCCTCGACGACCAGGCGGATATCGATTTTCTTTCTTTCGTCCAGCATAAACTGTTCACCATCGGCTCTTACCTGGCAACCGACCAGGAAACGACCGAGCTGAAAATAGAAAGCAAAGTCACCCCCGAAAGCATCGCCCGTATCGAAGGTGAAATAGACCGCCTGGATAGTGAATTACCCCAGATGAAAAATTTCATCCTTCCCGGAGGAAGCCGTTCGGCCTCGCTGGCACATGTCTGCCGCACCGTCTGTCGTCGCGCAGAGCGTCAGATCTATCGCCTGGCCGAAACAAATCCGGTGGAAGAGCCTGTACTTATTTTCATGAACAGACTATCTGATTATCTGTTTGTTCTGGCCCGGAAAGAGTGTATAAAGAATAATGGTAAAGAAATTATTTGGGATTATACTTGCAACTAAGAAATATTGTTTTATTTTTGCGGAAAAAATGAGAACCTGACTGTCTTCGGACAGTTGTTAATACTAGATAGCTATGTATTGGACATTAGAGTTAGCTTCAAAACTGGAAGACGCACCCTGGCCTGCAACCAAGGACGAGTTGATTGATTATGCACAACGTTCCGGTGCGCCACTGGAAGTGATTGAAAATTTGCAGGAAATGGAAGACGAAGGCGAGATTTACGAATGTATGGAAGACATTTGGCCTGACTATCCAAGTAAAGAAGACTTTTTCTTCAACGAAGAAGAATATTGATGTGCTGTAACTGGGCGTATTGAAATAAAAGCGAGGTAGTGGGCCTTCAAGGTTCCCTGCCTCGTTTGTTTTTTTGCGATAAATACAATTTATGCCTTTTTGCTGCGTTATTGTAGGGGTGAAACCTATTTCGCCACGTTAGTTATAGTTTAAATGAAGAGAGTCTTCCTGTTTATTATTGCATTGATTACCTGTACGGCCGGCGTGCGGGCCCAGGATGATGTGCAGTTAAGCCAGTATTTTCTGGGCATGGGATATTACAACCCGGCCTATGCCGGAACAACAGGAGATTTGAACATGCTCGGTTTCTTCCGCCAGCAATGGATCGGTATGCCCCAGGCGGGAACTTCCTTCTTCGTGATTGCCGATATGCCGCTGACGTTCGGAAAAACAAACCACGGCGTCGGGCTGGTTGTCAATACGGAAAGTATCGGGCTCTTCACGAATACAAAAGTTGCCGCTCAATATGCCTACAAACAGAAGCTGTTCGGAGGTACATTAAGCATCGGATTGCAGGGAGGTATATTCAACAAAGGTTTCGACGGAACAAAAGTTTTCATACCCGAGGGAAATGACTATCACCAACAGGACGACGAAGCCATCCCCCGTACCTCGGTGCAGGCCATGGCCCTCGACATAAATGCCGGTGTTTATTATACCCACAAGAATTTTTACGTCGGCTTCGGAGCTACTCACCTGACCTCTCCGGAAATGCAATTCGAAGAAAATGCTTATACTTACCTGTCTACCGGATTAAATTTGACAGGTGGATACAATATTCAATTTAATAATCCGTTGTATGAATTACAGCCTTCTGTATTCCTGAAAACGGACATGCAGACGTTCCAGGCGGATATCACCGCCCGGATGGTATATAATAAAATGTTTAACGGAGGTCTTTCCTGGCGTGTGAATGAATCGGTAGTAGTATTATTGGGAGCCACATTCGGCAGATTGCAAGTTGGATATGCTTACGACTTCCCTACCACGGCGATATTAAAGGCAAGTACCGGTAGCCACGAGGTGGTGGTAAGGTATCAGTTGAAGTTGAAGAAGACGAAAACAGGAAAGAACAGACATAAAAGTGTACGTATATTATAGTATATGAAAAAAGTATTATTAGTACTTATGGCAGTAGCCTTGCTTACCTCATGTGGTAAATCCCTTTCCGGAGCGGGAGGAGAAGTTACCGGGGTACGGTCAGTGGCTTTTAATGAACCCTCGCCTTATGGCATGGTTCTGATCAAAAGAGGTTCGTTCGAAATGGGACCGGCAGACAAAGACTCGTTGTGGGGAATCAATCCCGAAACAAAAGGGGTTTCGTTTGACGCTTTCTGGATGGACGAAACAGAAATAACCAATGCCAAATACCGTCAGTTTGTCTACTGGGTACGCGACTCTATCATCCGCGAACGCCTGGCTGACCCTGCTTTTGGTGGCAACGACCTGTTCAAGATCACCGAAGACCGGTATGGCGAACCCGTGACTCCGCATCTGGACTGGAGCCGTCCGATCCCCTGGAAACGGGCGAACGAAGACGAGTTGCGCGCTATCGAAAGCGTATACTACGTACATCCGATCACCGGAGAGAAACGTCTGGACGAAAAACAGATGGTCTATAAATACGAATGGTACGACTACACATCGGCCGCCCTTCGCAAGAATCGCCTCGATCCGAGCGAACGCGTGCGCAACACCGATATCCAGGTCAACCCGAACGAGGTTGTCATGATCTCGAAAGATACGGCCTACATCGACGATGACGGTAATATCATCAACGAAACCCTTACCCGTCCGCTCAGCGGCCCGTGGGATTTTCTCCATACCCGCATCGTAAATATTTATCCTGACGAAACCTGCTGGATAAACGACTTCAACAATGCTTACAACGAACCATACATGCGTATGTACTTCCAGCACCCGGGATACGACGATTATCCCGTAGTAGGTGTTTCCTGGGAACAGGCTACCGCTTTCTGCGTATGGCGTACCGATATGTTCAAACAATCCCTGAACTTCCCCTCCGGACAAGCCATCGAGCCGTTCCGCTTGCCGACAGAAGGCGAATGGGAATATGCGGCACGTGCCGGAAAGAACGAGAACAAATACCCCTGGTCGACCGACGAATTGCAGAACGCCAAAGGTTGTTTCATGGCAAACTTCAAGCCCGGAAAAGGAAACTATACGGAAGACGGACACCTGATCCCTTCACGGGTAGGTTCATTCGCACCGAACGAATTCGGCCTGTATGACATGGCCGGTAACGTGGCGGAATGGACATCCACCATGTATTCGGAATCGGGTCCGAGCCAGATGAGCGATATGAATCCGGACCTGCGCTACAATGCAGCCAAGGAAGACCCGTATGCCATGAAAAAGAAAGTGGTACGCGGCGGTTCATGGAAAGATGTGGCACAGTTTATCCGTTCGGATATGCGCACGTTCGAGTTCCAGAACGAAACACGTTCGTACATCGGCTTCCGTTGCGCACGTACACAAGTCGGGTTCTCCCGTTCAAAAGGAAAGAAGTAATAACGTAGGGGCGGGGTCTGCCCGCCCTCTTAAAAATAGAAACATACAACATTATGGGAAAATATAGAAGATATAAAAACAGAATAGAGATGTTCCTTTCCAGCGACATGGGAAAGAGAGTACTGAACTTCTGTTACAGCTGGGGAGCATCTATCGTAATCATAGGTGCCATGTTCAAGTTGCTGCACCTGCCGTACGGTAACCAGATCCTGTTTATCGCCATGACGGTGGAAGCACTGGTATTCTTTATCTCTGCATTCGAACATCCTTCAAACGAATATCACTGGGAAGAAGTATTCCCGGTTCTGAAATCAAAGAACCCGATGGACCGTCCCGACTTCGCAGGCACAGGTATGGCCGGCCTGGTCAACTCGGAAGACAATCTGGAAGACGATAATTCCGGCAAAGGCATCAACATAAATGTCGGTGCGGCAAAGAAAGCAGGTATCGTAGGCGACCTGGGAGGAGCTTCCGTACTGAGCAACCTCGATGTCAACGAAGAAGACACAAAGAACCTGAGCGAAAGTATCAAGAAACTGAGCGGTGCAGCCGAACAGATTTCCAAGATGGCCGAACTGACCGAAGCCACCCAGAAATATCTGGAACAACTGTCGGGCATGTCCGAAAACATGGAACGTTTCAGCCATGTCACCAACTCGCTGACCGATGTTTCAGACACATTGCTTAACTCATATAAGAGTATCACCGACAATTCGGACGGTATCAACCAGAACTCACGCGGTTACGTGCAGCAGATGGAAAATCTCAACCGCAATATCTCCGGTTTGAACACTATCTACGAAATACAATTGAAGAGTATCAGTTCACAGATCGAATCGATCGAACATATCAACGGCGGCCTGAACCGTATCCGCGAAATGTACGACGGCTCGGTAACCGACAGCTCGGTCTTCCGCAACGAAACGGAAAAGATGACCCGCCAGTTGGCTGAACTGAACCAGGTATACAGCCGCTTGCTGCAAGCCATGACTGTCAATATGGGTGGAGCCCCCGCTTATCAGCAACCGGCTCCGCAACCACAACAGCCGCAGCCTAATTACCAGCAACAGCAGACTGCCTATCAGCAGCCGTACCAGCAACCGTACGGATACCAGCAGCAGCCTCCGTATACAAACAATCCTGGCCAGCAACAAGCCGGTAGATAACAAACAAACGAAACTGAAGAAAAATGTCTGGAATAGCAAATAATCCCAACTCGCCCCGTCAGAAGATGATCAACCT encodes the following:
- a CDS encoding PcfK-like family protein yields the protein MKGTDHFKRTIQMYLEQRAAEDALFAKSYRNPAKNMDDCMTYILNYVKNSGCNGFTDGEIYGQAIHYYDENEIEVGEPLNCQVAVNHVVELTAEEKAEARQQAVRKYQDEELRKLQNRNRPTAKKETIVQPSLFDF
- the porL gene encoding type IX secretion system motor protein PorL/GldL yields the protein MGKYRRYKNRIEMFLSSDMGKRVLNFCYSWGASIVIIGAMFKLLHLPYGNQILFIAMTVEALVFFISAFEHPSNEYHWEEVFPVLKSKNPMDRPDFAGTGMAGLVNSEDNLEDDNSGKGININVGAAKKAGIVGDLGGASVLSNLDVNEEDTKNLSESIKKLSGAAEQISKMAELTEATQKYLEQLSGMSENMERFSHVTNSLTDVSDTLLNSYKSITDNSDGINQNSRGYVQQMENLNRNISGLNTIYEIQLKSISSQIESIEHINGGLNRIREMYDGSVTDSSVFRNETEKMTRQLAELNQVYSRLLQAMTVNMGGAPAYQQPAPQPQQPQPNYQQQQTAYQQPYQQPYGYQQQPPYTNNPGQQQAGR
- a CDS encoding cob(I)yrinic acid a,c-diamide adenosyltransferase, which codes for MKKSVIYTGGGDKGKTSLVGGQRVSKAHQRIESYGTVDELNSFIGLLITALDDQADIDFLSFVQHKLFTIGSYLATDQETTELKIESKVTPESIARIEGEIDRLDSELPQMKNFILPGGSRSASLAHVCRTVCRRAERQIYRLAETNPVEEPVLIFMNRLSDYLFVLARKECIKNNGKEIIWDYTCN
- a CDS encoding molybdenum ABC transporter ATP-binding protein — its product is MKTTVATKFVAWEVPNLENLQDSKVYGLRIKLNNGEKLSREEKDWLTREVNSNTYFKSAVPLQGWRFDFSDILRTFIVNQYGRWTEYKATDKTGLRRFLYGRINSIVELKKR
- a CDS encoding DUF3873 domain-containing protein translates to MSTEMTIGGVSTCQTAGTEKYERFQLGTGRRRRTLVQYDYRHTDGTLFSCVKPTLEECRNERDKWLNKKQGKEDRL
- a CDS encoding DUF2795 domain-containing protein; the encoded protein is MYWTLELASKLEDAPWPATKDELIDYAQRSGAPLEVIENLQEMEDEGEIYECMEDIWPDYPSKEDFFFNEEEY
- a CDS encoding O-methyltransferase translates to MQIIPKANTLRKSVLLYRGIRYRRGYGVHSPFVFNLITKVIEERCSYYSFYDIELIRKQLLFRDDIITYPDRQQKGKLRRRTMGEIVEREAIKPKHGALLFRLTNYFKSRNILQLGSSMGLSTLYLTSYAPGLKCIALENVPEFAPIARIAYEKGAHNPIDLRTGTNKELLPQALEELKELDFVFFNTLYEQHNNVWLFNECIKYAHDGSVFVFEGIKASRKMREFWKEVCTHPEVTVTIDLYSMGIVFFNKKLHKRDYIVYF
- a CDS encoding DUF6956 domain-containing protein; this encodes MNTPAYQTIIVQFREAITELDGIFRDTQFWGVATLKEWIDDYEGSRFTAIDPHTAVITSEYNMECLLEWLKHNTPIAEITEC
- a CDS encoding PorP/SprF family type IX secretion system membrane protein, translating into MKRVFLFIIALITCTAGVRAQDDVQLSQYFLGMGYYNPAYAGTTGDLNMLGFFRQQWIGMPQAGTSFFVIADMPLTFGKTNHGVGLVVNTESIGLFTNTKVAAQYAYKQKLFGGTLSIGLQGGIFNKGFDGTKVFIPEGNDYHQQDDEAIPRTSVQAMALDINAGVYYTHKNFYVGFGATHLTSPEMQFEENAYTYLSTGLNLTGGYNIQFNNPLYELQPSVFLKTDMQTFQADITARMVYNKMFNGGLSWRVNESVVVLLGATFGRLQVGYAYDFPTTAILKASTGSHEVVVRYQLKLKKTKTGKNRHKSVRIL
- a CDS encoding DUF6926 domain-containing protein → MNKTTEKIPTWSLCYLINGDATGLTDDEIRMIDKWMNDWQVQIVSPLTNGDGNAQPYFSHYPLFGLPAEVEDCDILYLNDNPTKI
- a CDS encoding PcfJ domain-containing protein, with translation MKPKTRIQKEVARLSKRLPVLTDTQKTYAFRHCFKHYAIKRADGTNICTECGHSWKSDHDLADTICGCTCPHCGMALEALRTRKRVFSDSEYFSVITTCKQYQVIRFFFVKSRYKAGQPAEYSAYEVVQRWISPNGTKMTVARLRGMSFIYYDLWSEYSDMEIRKNGGLRAYDIDPVCTYPRKRFIPELKRNGFNGDFHRILPYDLFSAILADSRAETLLKAGQYAMLRYYLRSSCDIGKYWASIRICIRNGYTIPDGSMWRDMIDLLRHFGKDTNSPKYVCPTDLKAEHDKLVAKRNRQRERERSEDERRKMIENEKNYLKAKGMFFGLVISDDLILVKVIESVEEMITEGRLMHHCVGGYHKRANSLILSATIDGKRIETIEVSLITLKVVQSRGVCNSNTEYHERIIKLVEDNAELIRQRMNAA
- the porK gene encoding T9SS ring complex lipoprotein PorK/GldK, which encodes MKKVLLVLMAVALLTSCGKSLSGAGGEVTGVRSVAFNEPSPYGMVLIKRGSFEMGPADKDSLWGINPETKGVSFDAFWMDETEITNAKYRQFVYWVRDSIIRERLADPAFGGNDLFKITEDRYGEPVTPHLDWSRPIPWKRANEDELRAIESVYYVHPITGEKRLDEKQMVYKYEWYDYTSAALRKNRLDPSERVRNTDIQVNPNEVVMISKDTAYIDDDGNIINETLTRPLSGPWDFLHTRIVNIYPDETCWINDFNNAYNEPYMRMYFQHPGYDDYPVVGVSWEQATAFCVWRTDMFKQSLNFPSGQAIEPFRLPTEGEWEYAARAGKNENKYPWSTDELQNAKGCFMANFKPGKGNYTEDGHLIPSRVGSFAPNEFGLYDMAGNVAEWTSTMYSESGPSQMSDMNPDLRYNAAKEDPYAMKKKVVRGGSWKDVAQFIRSDMRTFEFQNETRSYIGFRCARTQVGFSRSKGKK